A single Tissierella sp. DNA region contains:
- a CDS encoding ABC transporter ATP-binding protein, which yields MKEPLLSIKDLKVSFFNNSGEVKAIRGVSFNLEKGEVLGIVGESGSGKTVTSMSIIRLLRGTGKITDGEIIYKDENILDKSEKEMLKIRGNDIAMIFQDPMTSLNPVFTVGTQITDVIRRHQGLSKSEAKAKAIEILKIVGIPSPEERYNNYPHEFSGGMRQRAIIAMALSCEPDLLIADEPTTALDVTIQAQILELLMELKEKMDTSIILITHDLGVVANTCSKVMVMYGGLVMEEGTVDDIFYNPLHPYTKGLLQSLPKKDTKERQRLVPIKGNPPDLSNMPKGCPFAERCPYAMDICVDNQPEYYYEGKSHRAMCWLLDKSKGKGDEGHGK from the coding sequence ATGAAAGAACCCTTATTAAGTATAAAAGATTTAAAGGTTTCTTTTTTTAATAATAGTGGTGAGGTTAAAGCCATTCGTGGCGTTTCATTTAATCTGGAAAAAGGAGAAGTACTAGGGATAGTTGGAGAATCAGGAAGTGGAAAAACTGTTACTTCCATGTCTATAATCAGATTACTCAGGGGAACGGGTAAGATTACAGATGGAGAAATAATATATAAAGACGAAAATATATTAGATAAATCTGAAAAAGAAATGTTGAAAATTCGTGGGAATGATATAGCTATGATATTTCAAGACCCTATGACATCTTTAAATCCAGTATTTACTGTGGGAACACAGATAACTGATGTAATCAGAAGACATCAAGGATTAAGTAAATCTGAAGCCAAAGCAAAGGCTATAGAAATCCTTAAAATAGTAGGTATACCTTCACCTGAGGAAAGATACAATAATTATCCTCATGAGTTTAGTGGAGGTATGAGACAACGAGCTATCATTGCAATGGCATTAAGCTGTGAACCAGATTTGCTTATTGCAGATGAGCCTACTACAGCCCTAGATGTGACCATACAAGCTCAAATACTAGAATTATTAATGGAATTAAAGGAAAAGATGGATACTTCAATTATTTTAATCACCCATGACCTAGGTGTTGTTGCCAATACTTGTTCTAAGGTAATGGTTATGTATGGTGGCTTAGTAATGGAAGAAGGTACTGTAGATGATATATTTTATAATCCACTACATCCATATACAAAGGGATTACTTCAATCACTTCCAAAAAAAGATACTAAAGAAAGACAAAGGTTAGTTCCTATAAAAGGCAACCCACCTGATTTATCTAACATGCCAAAGGGTTGTCCATTTGCAGAGAGATGTCCTTATGCAATGGATATTTGTGTAGATAATCAACCAGAATACTATTATGAAGGGAAAAGCCATAGAGCTATGTGCTGGCTTTTAGATAAATCTAAAGGTAAAGGAGATGAAGGACATGGAAAATAA
- a CDS encoding ABC transporter permease: MNDRLKSNFKYQLKQNKLGLLALGIICILVVASILAFLAPHDPNKIDIMNGLVSPNKEHIFGTDEMGRDYFARALYGGRVSLTVGFLSMIISTVIGTIVGTISGYFGGRVDSLIMRSIDILMSIPTFFLILILNAYLKPGVQNIIIIIGLFSWMGIARIVRAETLSVKEREYVLYSKVIGEKSKTIMLKHIIPNIFPTIIVASTLNIAGAILTESSLSFLGLGVRQPDSSWGSMLKYAQGYIGDAPYLALFPGILILLTVLSFNILGDIFRVAFEPKANND; this comes from the coding sequence ATGAATGATAGATTAAAATCAAATTTTAAATATCAGCTTAAACAAAATAAATTAGGATTATTAGCCCTAGGAATTATTTGTATTTTAGTAGTTGCATCTATTTTAGCTTTTTTAGCTCCCCATGATCCAAATAAGATTGATATCATGAATGGCTTAGTATCCCCAAATAAAGAGCATATATTTGGTACAGATGAAATGGGCAGGGATTATTTTGCTCGTGCATTATATGGAGGCAGAGTATCTCTTACGGTTGGATTTTTATCCATGATAATATCCACTGTAATAGGAACAATAGTTGGTACTATTAGTGGATACTTTGGTGGAAGAGTTGACAGTTTGATTATGAGAAGTATAGATATACTAATGAGTATACCTACATTTTTTCTTATTCTAATATTAAATGCCTATTTAAAGCCAGGGGTACAAAATATTATTATTATCATAGGTTTATTTAGTTGGATGGGAATAGCCAGGATAGTAAGAGCTGAGACCCTCTCAGTTAAAGAAAGGGAATATGTACTATATTCAAAAGTTATAGGAGAAAAATCTAAGACCATTATGCTAAAGCATATAATACCAAATATTTTTCCTACAATTATAGTTGCATCAACCTTAAATATTGCAGGAGCAATTTTAACAGAATCTTCCTTGTCCTTTCTTGGACTAGGAGTGCGTCAGCCAGATTCTTCATGGGGCAGCATGCTTAAATATGCACAAGGATATATAGGAGATGCACCTTATTTAGCTTTATTCCCTGGTATCTTAATATTGCTTACAGTCCTTAGCTTTAATATTTTAGGTGATATATTTAGAGTTGCATTTGAGCCTAAGGCAAATAATGATTAG
- a CDS encoding ABC transporter permease gives MIIKRMLQAIPMLVAISIVSFLLIKLAPGDPVQAYITPEMGPTEIETIRENMGLNSPIHIQYIRWLKSALQGDLGYSLVNHRPVAMQIIERLPATLGLMGASLIISMILGIIIGLVSAANQNKAFDNIATLTSYLGISIPSFWFAMMLVYVLSLRLQLLPSIGMRSIGVDTTWDLIKHGIMPTIVLSLQNIATIARYIRSSTISQLREDYVIVEYASGASKGEVLYKYVLKNAILPVITLLGMSLPNLVSGAFITESIFGWPGMGQLGIKSIFNYDYPLIMAITMFSSFILIIGNLLSDVLYGIADPRIKELK, from the coding sequence ATGATTATAAAAAGAATGCTTCAGGCCATACCAATGCTTGTTGCCATATCTATAGTTTCATTTCTTCTTATAAAATTAGCACCGGGAGATCCAGTGCAGGCGTATATTACCCCTGAGATGGGGCCAACAGAGATAGAGACAATAAGAGAAAACATGGGGCTCAATAGTCCCATTCATATACAATATATAAGATGGTTAAAGTCTGCATTACAAGGTGATTTAGGTTATTCATTAGTAAATCATAGACCAGTGGCGATGCAAATAATTGAGAGGCTTCCCGCAACATTAGGACTTATGGGAGCTTCTTTAATTATTTCTATGATCCTAGGAATAATAATAGGTCTTGTTTCCGCTGCAAATCAAAATAAAGCATTTGACAATATAGCTACTTTAACTTCTTATTTAGGCATATCCATACCAAGCTTTTGGTTTGCTATGATGTTGGTCTATGTATTGTCTCTAAGATTACAGCTATTACCAAGTATTGGAATGAGGAGTATAGGGGTAGATACTACTTGGGACTTAATAAAACATGGCATAATGCCTACAATTGTCTTAAGTCTCCAGAATATAGCTACTATTGCTAGGTATATTCGTTCAAGTACTATATCACAGTTAAGAGAGGATTATGTAATTGTAGAATATGCTTCAGGAGCTAGTAAGGGAGAAGTATTGTATAAATATGTGCTTAAAAACGCAATTCTACCAGTAATTACATTATTGGGTATGTCTTTGCCTAATCTAGTGTCTGGAGCCTTTATCACAGAATCTATCTTTGGCTGGCCAGGTATGGGACAATTGGGAATCAAATCAATATTTAACTACGATTATCCATTAATTATGGCCATTACAATGTTCTCATCTTTTATATTGATTATAGGAAATCTATTATCAGATGTATTATATGGCATTGCAGATCCAAGGATTAAGGAGTTGAAATAA
- a CDS encoding ABC transporter substrate-binding protein: protein MRNKKWLLLVLALVMIVSTACGDKTVKENPTPGDTPKDVVEEPAALEKVDGGILVLPIASDPNVMNPLYAGDRVTMTINNAIFSPLYVIDGEGTHFYLAESITPSEDFLTYTLKLKSGLKWHDGEDLNADDIIFTLNSITDEKQNANSRGSFVINGKPVEAKKIDDLTVEFVLPEISVPFMGSLGGLRPIAQHIFESEADLQKSAKNLEPMGTGPFKFKEMKSGERVELVRFDDYFDGKANLESVVFRVISDPNAANTALLNGELSARYITTADLDKFNTEESINIVTYKEGMLNNMVFKLSNKDLQNEDVRKAIAYGINKAELVTGVYKSAEYAEEAHSVFVPSTQFHTNDVEKYEHNVEKAKELLEKAGVSNLKLRLAYINSSKENEAFGLIMQQQLDEIGVEIELIPMERGAFYDKLLDASSTDFDLAFNGYVMGVEPNGYKPLFLTGNMNNFMGYSNTELDAKWEAGVVETDEAKRSEIYEGIQKELMDDMVVYPIAYPNSIVAISSQFGGIEEATPAPIFMFRDLSKLYMMK, encoded by the coding sequence ATGAGAAACAAAAAATGGTTATTATTAGTGCTTGCCCTAGTTATGATAGTATCTACAGCTTGTGGCGACAAAACAGTAAAAGAAAATCCAACACCAGGTGATACACCAAAGGATGTAGTAGAAGAACCAGCAGCTTTAGAAAAGGTAGATGGTGGAATACTTGTGCTACCAATTGCTAGTGATCCTAATGTAATGAATCCATTATATGCAGGGGATAGAGTCACAATGACTATCAACAATGCAATATTTTCACCATTATATGTAATAGATGGAGAAGGAACACATTTCTATTTAGCAGAAAGTATTACTCCTTCAGAGGATTTTTTAACTTATACTTTAAAATTAAAATCAGGTCTTAAATGGCATGATGGAGAAGATTTAAATGCAGATGATATAATCTTTACACTAAATTCAATAACTGATGAAAAGCAAAATGCTAATTCAAGAGGTTCATTTGTAATTAATGGTAAGCCTGTAGAAGCAAAGAAAATAGATGATTTAACTGTAGAGTTTGTATTACCAGAAATATCAGTACCATTTATGGGTAGTTTAGGTGGACTTCGTCCAATAGCTCAACATATATTTGAAAGCGAAGCAGATTTACAAAAAAGTGCAAAAAACTTAGAACCAATGGGAACTGGACCATTTAAATTTAAGGAAATGAAGAGTGGGGAAAGAGTAGAGTTAGTTAGATTTGATGATTACTTTGATGGAAAAGCAAATCTTGAATCAGTAGTATTTAGAGTAATATCTGATCCAAATGCAGCTAATACAGCATTATTAAACGGAGAGCTATCTGCTAGATATATAACTACTGCAGATCTTGATAAATTTAATACAGAAGAAAGTATCAATATAGTGACATACAAAGAAGGTATGTTAAACAATATGGTATTTAAATTATCTAACAAAGATTTACAAAATGAAGATGTGAGAAAAGCTATAGCTTATGGAATAAATAAGGCTGAGTTAGTAACAGGAGTTTATAAATCAGCAGAATATGCAGAAGAAGCACATTCAGTTTTCGTACCAAGTACACAATTCCATACTAATGATGTGGAAAAATATGAGCATAATGTAGAAAAAGCAAAAGAGCTTCTTGAAAAAGCAGGAGTTTCAAATCTAAAATTGAGATTAGCATATATTAATTCAAGTAAAGAGAATGAAGCTTTTGGATTAATCATGCAACAACAATTGGATGAAATTGGCGTAGAAATAGAGCTTATACCAATGGAAAGAGGAGCTTTCTATGACAAATTACTTGATGCTTCAAGCACTGATTTTGATTTAGCATTCAACGGATATGTAATGGGAGTAGAACCAAATGGATATAAACCACTATTCCTTACAGGAAATATGAATAACTTCATGGGTTATTCAAACACAGAGCTAGATGCAAAATGGGAAGCAGGAGTAGTTGAAACAGATGAAGCAAAGAGATCTGAAATATATGAAGGTATTCAAAAAGAGTTAATGGATGATATGGTAGTGTATCCAATCGCTTATCCAAATTCAATCGTTGCAATAAGCAGCCAATTTGGCGGCATAGAAGAAGCAACTCCAGCTCCAATCTTTATGTTTAGAGATTTATCTAAACTATATATGATGAAATAA
- a CDS encoding SNF2 helicase associated domain-containing protein: MLRITDRILLERVGIVDTYKKGLTYYESGRVREIKTTQKHDYFVANIYGSQVYEAMVRFNRYGDITETSCDCHAYENYMGDCKHIVALLMTIREFAQTGRLRSKRSEGDIQNILHHYRYKQNSELIEVKLEINYEKSLNEPSLEFRIGEDKLYVVKSMGKFISDLAENNTIEFGKNFTYSPDIYTFNEVDKKIIDFLILLYENYEVNHYGYHGSRWNSTFSGKKVNLSPKSLEKFFDLVVAREFNIIDGDREFKDVTITDQKLDLNFKIQEDKDDLIMNIDEDVPLGPLTLDGRYFFYKDRVYRLSQDQMNSIMPIYNEIFSKDLKAIRIRKELKEAFVSEVLMNIKKHSRLNLDKKLEESIYSPTMHGSIYFDRKDEIILGKVLFNYGDIDINPFSSKDQKIKDSERILLRDLETERKILSLLELGDFKVEDGGFYLEEEEEIFDFINDIIPELQKYCEVYYSDSFKRIGLITSESFGGGFSLSSNLDMLEFNFDIEGIDISELGDVFKALREKKKYYKLKNGSFLSLDNKEFGDVVDMLDYLDIDSIDLENGNIQIPMFRTMYLDKFIKDRGIDFIKRNVDFKKLVRDINEPDDIEYEIPTELTANLRDYQKFGFKWLKTLSNYGFGGILADEMGLGKTIQMIAFLLSEKKEKGQEPSIVVVPTSLVYNWEDEVKKFAPSLKTLVVVGSKEERNILIQDVKDYDLIITSYPLVRKDVEEYRSFVFRHCILDEAQHIKNHGSLNAKSVKNINAKKYFALTGTPMENSLSELWSIFDFLMPGYLLSHGKFSEKFEKPIAKDHDNSKLKDLNNHIKPFILRRLKKEVLKELPDKIEQKIVVEMTTEQKKLYLAYLQAIKGELDDEISTKGYNKSQMMILAGLTRLRQLCCHPGVFVEDYKGGSGKLDSLEEIVSEAIEGGHRILVFSQFTTMLGRIRELLESKKVHCLYLDGSTPIVERGELVRNFNRGVGDVFLISLKAGGTGLNLTSADMVIHFDPWWNPAVEEQATDRAHRIGQENTVQVIKLITKGTIEEKIFQLQEKKKEMIDKVITEGETLISKLSEGEIMSLFDM; encoded by the coding sequence ATGTTAAGAATAACAGATAGAATCTTATTAGAGAGAGTAGGTATTGTAGATACTTACAAAAAGGGACTAACATACTATGAGTCTGGAAGAGTAAGGGAAATAAAGACTACTCAAAAGCATGATTATTTTGTTGCTAATATTTATGGTAGCCAAGTATATGAAGCTATGGTTAGATTCAACAGGTATGGTGATATCACTGAGACTTCTTGTGATTGTCATGCTTATGAAAATTACATGGGAGACTGCAAGCATATTGTTGCATTGTTAATGACCATAAGAGAGTTTGCCCAAACGGGGAGATTGAGAAGTAAAAGATCTGAGGGAGATATACAAAACATACTACATCACTATAGATATAAGCAAAATAGTGAATTAATAGAAGTAAAATTGGAAATAAACTATGAAAAATCACTAAATGAACCTTCTCTAGAGTTTAGAATAGGAGAAGATAAATTATATGTGGTTAAGAGTATGGGGAAATTCATTTCAGATTTAGCTGAGAATAATACCATAGAATTTGGAAAGAATTTTACCTATTCTCCAGATATCTATACATTTAATGAAGTGGATAAAAAGATAATAGATTTTCTAATATTATTATATGAAAACTATGAAGTAAACCATTATGGATACCATGGTAGTCGATGGAATAGTACATTTAGTGGAAAGAAAGTCAATTTAAGTCCAAAGTCATTAGAGAAGTTTTTTGATTTAGTTGTAGCTAGAGAATTTAATATAATTGACGGAGATCGTGAGTTTAAGGATGTTACAATCACAGATCAAAAATTAGATTTGAATTTCAAAATACAGGAAGATAAAGACGACCTTATAATGAACATAGACGAAGATGTTCCCCTAGGGCCTTTGACTCTAGATGGAAGATATTTCTTCTATAAAGATAGGGTATATAGATTAAGTCAAGATCAGATGAACAGCATAATGCCAATTTATAATGAAATATTTAGTAAGGATTTAAAGGCAATAAGGATACGAAAAGAATTAAAAGAAGCCTTTGTATCAGAAGTATTGATGAATATTAAGAAACATTCAAGATTAAATTTAGATAAAAAGCTTGAAGAATCCATATATAGCCCTACTATGCATGGAAGCATATATTTTGATAGGAAGGATGAAATCATATTAGGTAAAGTCTTATTTAATTATGGAGACATCGATATCAATCCCTTCTCTTCTAAGGATCAAAAGATAAAAGATTCAGAGAGAATACTACTTAGGGACCTTGAAACAGAGAGAAAAATTCTTAGTCTTCTAGAATTAGGAGATTTTAAAGTAGAAGATGGTGGATTTTACTTAGAAGAAGAGGAAGAAATATTTGATTTTATAAATGATATCATACCTGAATTACAAAAATATTGTGAGGTATATTACTCAGATAGCTTTAAGAGAATAGGGCTCATAACCTCTGAAAGTTTTGGGGGAGGTTTTAGCTTAAGCAGTAATTTAGATATGCTTGAGTTTAATTTTGATATAGAGGGTATAGATATTTCTGAATTGGGGGATGTATTTAAAGCTCTAAGGGAGAAAAAGAAATATTATAAGCTTAAAAATGGTTCATTCCTGTCACTTGACAATAAGGAATTTGGTGATGTAGTAGATATGTTAGATTATCTAGATATTGACTCTATAGATCTTGAGAATGGGAATATTCAAATTCCAATGTTTAGAACAATGTATCTTGATAAGTTCATCAAGGATAGGGGAATTGATTTTATCAAGAGGAATGTTGATTTTAAAAAGCTAGTAAGGGATATAAACGAACCAGATGATATAGAATATGAGATACCTACAGAACTAACAGCAAATTTGAGGGATTATCAAAAGTTTGGATTCAAATGGTTGAAGACATTATCAAATTATGGATTTGGTGGAATCTTAGCTGATGAAATGGGATTAGGAAAGACAATTCAAATGATAGCTTTTTTATTATCAGAGAAGAAGGAAAAGGGTCAAGAACCAAGTATAGTAGTAGTGCCCACATCTCTTGTATATAATTGGGAAGATGAGGTAAAGAAATTTGCCCCCTCCCTTAAAACTTTAGTTGTAGTAGGGAGTAAAGAGGAAAGAAATATTCTCATACAGGATGTAAAAGACTATGATTTGATCATTACTTCTTATCCATTGGTTAGGAAGGATGTTGAAGAATATAGATCCTTTGTTTTTAGACATTGTATATTAGATGAGGCTCAGCATATTAAAAATCATGGTTCTCTTAATGCAAAGTCTGTGAAGAATATAAATGCTAAGAAGTATTTTGCATTAACAGGTACACCTATGGAAAATTCATTGTCGGAGCTTTGGTCGATATTTGATTTCCTAATGCCTGGATATTTACTATCCCATGGAAAATTCAGTGAGAAATTTGAAAAACCTATTGCTAAGGATCATGATAATTCAAAATTGAAAGATTTGAATAACCACATTAAACCATTTATATTAAGAAGACTTAAGAAAGAAGTGTTAAAAGAACTACCAGATAAAATTGAACAGAAGATAGTTGTTGAGATGACAACAGAACAAAAGAAGCTATATCTAGCATATTTGCAGGCTATAAAAGGTGAATTAGATGATGAAATAAGTACTAAAGGATATAATAAATCCCAAATGATGATCCTTGCAGGGCTAACTAGGCTAAGACAATTATGTTGTCATCCTGGTGTATTTGTAGAGGATTACAAGGGTGGAAGTGGAAAATTAGATTCCCTAGAAGAAATAGTTTCTGAAGCCATAGAAGGAGGCCATAGGATACTTGTTTTTTCCCAATTTACAACAATGCTAGGAAGAATAAGAGAGCTTTTAGAATCTAAGAAAGTTCACTGCTTATATCTAGATGGAAGTACTCCCATAGTGGAACGAGGGGAGTTAGTTAGGAATTTCAACAGGGGTGTTGGAGATGTATTTTTGATTTCCTTAAAGGCAGGGGGGACAGGATTAAATCTTACCTCCGCAGATATGGTAATTCACTTTGATCCATGGTGGAATCCAGCAGTGGAAGAACAAGCTACAGATAGAGCCCATAGAATTGGACAGGAAAATACAGTTCAAGTAATAAAATTGATAACTAAGGGAACAATAGAGGAAAAGATATTCCAATTACAGGAAAAGAAGAAGGAAATGATAGATAAAGTAATTACAGAGGGAGAAACTTTGATATCAAAATTATCTGAAGGGGAAATAATGTCATTATTTGATATGTAG